The genomic segment CCCGCCCTGGAACAAAGCCACTCTGATTCCACGAAACCAGCCTCTCCGCCACCTCCTTCAGCCGAGAATATAAAAGTTTGGAAATTATCTTATTAGTCACATTACACTAGCTGATAGGACGAAAGTCCGACCAAGCCTGAGCACCCATGACTTTGGGGATCAATGTgatcgtggtggcagtaaacCCCTGTGGCAAGGGACTACCCCGAAAGAAATCCAGGACCgcatcaaaaacatcctgatggacaatctcccagcaatgcttaAAGAAGGCCGAAGAGAATCCATCAGGCCCCGCCACACTATCACGATgaatggagaaaacagtcgccCGCACCTCCTCCAAAGAAGGAGGGGCAGCAATATTTGCGTTCTCCAAATCCGAGATCACCAAGGGGAAATCAGAAAAATCTGGGCAAGAAAGCACAAAAGGATCCCCAGTAAGCAGGTTTTGAAAAAAGGCGGCCCCAGACTGCTGAATAAGCTCAGGGGAAGTAATGCAAGAGCCATTATCCCAAATACGAAAGATTTATTAGCCACCCTTTTTTTCTTGACCATATTGTGGAAGGGTTTGGTGTtcctctcaccatcctctaaccaCCTACAAGCGGCTTTTTGccgccaaaaatccgcctccatggcggtaacCCTAGCAAGATCTGCATTGCAATTGGACAAACTAGTCCAATGCAAATCCGAAGGAGCAGCTTGTAATCTGCCTCAGCAATCCGGACAGCCTGCTCCGCCTCAGCAAGTTTGGCAAAAAGATCACCAAAAACACTCTTATTCCACCACTTCAGATGGCTTTTGAGGCGCTTCAATTTCACAAAAAGACGGTGCATACCGTTCAAATGACACGGtaaattccaattaagcctcaccgtctgcaaaaaaccatggtgcctgAGCCACATGCTCTGAAAGCGAAAAGAACTCGGCCCACTAGCAAAGACCGGGACTGACACAAAAAGAGGACAATGGTCAGAGACCGTACGAATGAGGTGCTCCACACGAATAGAATGAAAATGgtcaccccaatcaacagacACAAAAACCCGATCAagacgcttccaaatggtcttgttCGTCcacgtgaacgaagacccctcaaaaccagcatctaCTAACCCAGAATCCAAAATAAATTGGTTAAATTCTTCCATGGGAAGCAACCGCCCACCAGAAGAACCCAAACACTCCGACGAATTTCTGACTACATTAAAGTCGCCACCAACAAGCCAAGGACCCTGAGCAGGCTTAACCTGAAGCAAAGAATTCCAAAGCTGTCTGCGCTCAATGTAGTCACACTTAGCATAAACAAAGGAACAAAAGACAGTGGTCGGCAAAAAAGTAGCAGAAACCCGGAAGTGAAGGAATTGAGTGTGATCAAAAAGACACTCAACCATGACATCCTCAGCAAAGAAAACCCAGATATGACCCGAGGAGTTCGATATAACTCGAGAAAAACCAAAACAACGAGTCATAAAACGAACatccagatcaatcatgggTTCCAAAATAGCCAAGATCTTGACTCTCTTATCTTTAACGTGGGCATGTAGCCTTTGTTGAGACTCCGAGCTCC from the Primulina tabacum isolate GXHZ01 chromosome 16, ASM2559414v2, whole genome shotgun sequence genome contains:
- the LOC142528576 gene encoding uncharacterized protein LOC142528576, with translation MNFLIWNVRGLRSSESQQRLHAHVKDKRVKILAILEPMIDLDVRFMTRCFGFSRVISNSSGHIWVFFAEDVMVECLFDHTQFLHFRVSATFLPTTVFCSFVYAKCDYIERRQLWNSLLQVKPAQGPWLVGGDFNVVRNSSECLGSSGGRLLPMEEFNQFILDSGLVDAGFEGSSFTWTNKTIWKRLDRVFVSVDWGDHFHSIRVEHLIRTVSDHCPLFVSVPVFASGPSSFRFQSMWLRHHGFLQTVRLNWNLPCHLNGMHRLFVKLKRLKSHLKWWNKSVFGDLFAKLAEAEQAVRIAEADYKLLLRICIGLVCPIAMQILLGLPPWRRIFGGKKPLSGAAFFQNLLTGDPFVLSCPDFSDFPLVISDLENANIAAPPSLEEVRATVFSIHRDSVAGPDGFSSAFFKHCWEIVHQDVFDAVLDFFRGSPLPQGFTATTITLIPKVMGAQAWSDFRPIS